A window of Rhododendron vialii isolate Sample 1 chromosome 11a, ASM3025357v1 contains these coding sequences:
- the LOC131306953 gene encoding uncharacterized protein LOC131306953 yields MVLDAEVDSTTVEAYTSILECDTPKGKRGKTKVKVKSSSLTRGVKKTFTRVEKRLDDYVYGDLKKGAKNKSKQKWNPSEAPLIHLLPNTDANLMHQIVDCADADLTCTVWTNDVTREVVPLEDILKLLQGGDVSNWMIDGLARMLMIQLDNDNFNHDFPMQQIILHTPKSDIRAVLLDKKLHRVFENVWQHGTKYYRYLVFPMNGSGDKSLKITPYHWTILFFDVRKKNWMHYNSLRKRDRRDPLLKDATFVKKYVENYMKDRHAELKNQSTGTKILFQEHNFDAPIYSPQHAPQQENTSVDCGIIMCILMEVLAHLEPSQKH; encoded by the exons ATGGTGCTAGATGCAGAAGTGGACAGTACGACTGTTGAAGCATACACGAGTATACTAGAATGCGACACACCGAAAGGGAAGAGGGGAAAAACCAAAGTAAAAGTGAAATCATCGTCACTAACTAGAGGAGTGAAAAAAACTTTCACCAGAGTGGAGAAACGGTTAGACGATTATGTCTACGGTGATTTGAAAAAGGGGGCAAAGAATAAATCGAAACAAAAGTGGAATCCTAGTGAAGCACCGTTGATTCACTTGCTACCGAATACCGATGCGAATCTAATGCACCAAATCGTTGACTGTGCTGACGCAGATCTCAC TTGCACTGTCTGGACCAATGATGTGACGAGAGAAGTTGTACCCCTGGAAGACATATTGAAACTCTTGCAAGGTGGGGACGTCTCAAATTGG ATGATCGACGGTCTCGCTCGTATGTTAATGATCCAACTAGATAATGATAATTTCAACCACG ATTTTCCAATGCAACAAATTATATTGCACACCCCGAAAAGCGACATAAGAGCAGTTCTACTCGACAAGAAGCTTCATCGTGTGTTTGAAAACGTCTGGCAACATGGGACTAAATACTATCGTTACTTGGTATTCCCTATGAATGGCAGCGGAGACAAATCACTAAAAATTACACCGTACCATTGGACCATTCTTTTCTTTGATGTTAGGAAAAAGAATTGGATGCACTACAATTCGTTGAGGAAGAGAGACAGAAGAGATCCACTCCTGAAAGACGCCACCTTTGTG AAAAAATATGTGGAGAATTACATGAAGGACAGGCATGCTGAGCTGAAGAACCAAAGTACCGGTACAAAAATACTCTTTCAAGAACATAATTTTGATGCTCCAATCTACTCACCTCAACATGCTCCACAACAAGAAAATACATC GGTTGATTGTGGGATTATCATGTGCATTCTCATGGAAGTATTGGCGCACCTTGAGCCATCCCAAAAACACTGA
- the LOC131306952 gene encoding uncharacterized protein LOC131306952 → MFLYKYGLQILPVKLSGGGRLKDVLSSIRNRWANLSVGGFSVSYAYEDGYCALQNESDFENMFFLFTNCDCINAKVDENKHSSRIIVGSTIDEVGDVDEIVDDELEYVDRMDPAKKYSKHAEIRYLTEAWADSIEGVGQEFPLGVKEFRAVLAKYAIENGFMYRFVKNDSLRVTAVCVITGCEWHVHAISNRTNGVFHIKKCHNEHNCGSMYRTNKHKRVSSRLVANEIAGIVEKKPNTSPIDMLDWFTDKLRWFVEAARATNPRSILRLESDPVTKEFSRLFVSFDACIKRFNYCRPFLCLNATHLKGRFKGTLLTATGKDANQCLVNNILVMFSGCRHAYCLYHLQFNLKDHFPGWFRKGFRNRLVELFNKCTYASSVSVYNAAEEEFYQFGEDKARTFIASVPKEHWSNAYFEGQRYGEMSSSAVESFNNWILKAQEMPMDKKLARFIKKGRSWRIIMSKVDLYEVRCLPPKVVSVEERTCSCGQWQSTGFICRHAVMVIIKACGGNLVDHIDQLYLVDGYRRAYEEPIYPVVESDIPDFIKEGDRVIYPPRNRRPAGRPKIKRILSRGEKSYTRPNKCGKCHKAIKHNRRTCKEPSDI, encoded by the exons ATGTTTCTTTATAAGTATGGGTTGCAGATTCTTCCAGTGAAGTTATCGGGTGGTGGTAGATTGAAGGATGTCTTAAGCAGCATTCGTAATAGGTGGGCGAATCTGTCTGTTGGTGGGTTTTCTGTTTCATATGCTTATGAGGATGGTTATTGTGCTCTTCAGAATGAATCTGATTTTGAGaacatgtttttcttatttactAATTGTGATTGCATAAATGCGAAGGTTGATGAGAATAAACATAGTAGCAGGATAATTGTTGGTAGTACTATTGATGAAGTGGGTGATGTTGATGAAATTGTTGATGATGAGTTAGAATATGTGGATAGAATGGACCCCGCGAAAAAGTATTCTAAACATGCAGAGATTAGGTATTTGACGGAAGCTTGGGCTGATTCGATAGAGGGTGTTGGACAAGAATTTCCCTTAGGTGTGAAGGAGTTCAGGGCTGTGCTGGCTAAATATGCGATTGAGAATGGCTTTATGTACCGTTTCGTGAAAAATGACTCACTTAGGGTGACGGCTGTTTGTGTTATTACAGGGTGTGAATGGCATGTGCATGCTATTTCAAATAGAACCAATGGAGTATTTCATATTAAAAAGTGTCATAATGAGCATAATTGTGGTTCAATGTATCGAACCAATAAGCATAAGCGCGTGTCATCCCGTCTGGTTGCGAATGAGATAGCTGGGATTGTCGAGAAAAAACCCAATACTTCTCCAATCGACATGCTTGATTGGTTCACGgacaa GCTTCGGTGGTTCGTTGAAGCTGCAAGGGCTACGAATCCGAGGAGCATATTGAGGCTTGAATCTGATCCTGTAACCAAGGAGTTTTCACGGCTGTTTGTATCGTTTGACGCTTGTATCAAGAGGTTCAACTATTGTCGGCCTTTTCTGTGTCTTAATGCCACCCATCTGAAAGGTAGATTCAAAGGAACACTCCTTACTGCAACAGGGAAAGATGCAAATCAAT GTCTTGTCAACAACATTCTTGTTATGTTCTCCGGTTGTCGTCATGCATACTGTCTTTATCACCTACAGTTTAATTTGAAGGATCACTTTCCTGGTTGGTTTAGGAAAGGTTTTCGGAACAGGCTCGTTGAATTGTTCAACAAATGTACATATGCTTCATCGGTGTCGGTTTACAATGCTGCTGAGGAagaattttaccaatttggtgaAGATAAAGCTAGGACCTTTATTGCGAGTGTCCCCAAAGAGCATTGGAGTAATGCATATTTTGAAGGTCAACGGTATGGTGAGATGAGTTCTAGTGCTGTGGAGTCATTTAATAATTGGATTCTTAAAGCTCAGGAAATGCCT ATGGATAAGAAGTTAGCTCGCTTTATCAAGAAAGGAAGGTCGTGGAGGATCATTATGTCAAAGGTTGATTTATACGAGGTGCGCTGTCTTCCCCCGAAGGTAGTATCTGTTGAGGAAAGGACGTGCTCTTGTGGTCAATGGCAATCTACCGGTTTCATATGTAGGCATGCTGTAATGGTTATTATAAAAGCTTGTGGAGGGAATTTGGTGGACCACATTGATCAATTATACCTTGTTGATGGGTATCGGCGTGCATATGAAGAACCCATATATCCAGTTGTAGAGAGTGACATTCCCGATTTTATAAAAGAAGGTGACCGGGTTATATACCCTCCACGGAATAGGCGGCCAGCAGGTAGGCCCAAGATTAAACGCATTCTTTCAAGGGGTGAAAAGTCGTACACCAGGCCAAATAAATGTGGGAAGTGCCATAAGGCTATAAAGCACAACCGAAGAACATGCAAAGAGCCAAGCGATATATGA